Genomic DNA from Gemmatimonadota bacterium:
CCGGGTCGCTGGTCGCCGCCAACCGGGTGGTGCCCGTCCGAATCGGTCACCTTCTGCGCCGCCCCGATCAGGTGGCCGAGGTCGTCGTCGGAACCTACCAGGGCAGGGCCGTGCGCCTGGGCGACGTGGCCCAGGTGGAGGACGGCCCCGCGGAGCCGGACCAGTACGTCGCCCACTTGGACGGCGAACCGGATGCCCGCTTCGAGTCGGCCGTCACGTTGGCCATTGCCAAGCGCGAAGGTACCAACGCCGCCGACATTGCCGAGCACGTGCTCGAGCGGGTCGAGGATCTGCGGGGAGCCGTGCTGGCCGAGGATGTACGGGTCACGGAGACGCGCAACTACGGGGAGACCGCCACCGAGAAGTCCCGTGAGCTGCTCCAGCACATCCTGATCGCGACCCTGGGCGTCGCGCTACTGGTCTGGTTCGCGTTGGGGTGGCGTGAAGCCGTGGTGGTGCTGGTGGCGGTGCCGGTCACGCTGGCGCTTACGTTGCTGGTGTATCGGCTCTACGGCTACACGCTCAATCGCATCACCTTGTTTGCACTGGTCTTCGCGATCGGCATTCTGGTGGACGACGCCATCGTCGTCGTCGAGAACATCGCCCGTCATCTGGGCATGGGCCGTCGCCACGCGGACGAGGCCGCGGTCATCGCCGTGGACGAGGTGGGCAATCCCACCATCCTGGCCACGCTGACCGTGATCGCGGCCATCTTGCCGATGGCATTCGTTTCCGGTCTGATGGGGCCCTACATGCGCCCCATTCCAGTGGGCGCCTCCGTGGCGATGGTCTTCTCACTGGTGGTCGCCTTCGCCATCACGCCCTATCTCGCGGTGCGTTTGCTGAAGGGTCACGCCGCCGAGCATCCGACCGGTGGCGGCTCGGAGGAGGAGCCGCTTCCGCAGGGTCGGGTGGCCCAGAGCTACCGTAGGGCCCTGGAGGGATGGATTGCGTCGGACCGCAAGCGCTGGAGCGCCTATGGGGTGATGGTGGCGCTGCTGCTGCTCTCGATGCTGCTGGTGCCGCTCAAGCTGGTGAAGGTCAAGATGCTGCCCTTCGACAACAAGAGCGAATTCCAGCTCATCGTGGACATGCCCGAGGGCACCACGCTGGAGCGCACCAACGAGGTGGCTCAGGCGTTGGCCCTGGCGGTTGCGGACGACCCCGATGTCCGGGACGTGCAGACGTACGCGGGCATCGGTGCCCCGTTCAACTTCAACGGCCTGGTGCGGCACTACTTCTTGCGCCGCGGGCCCACGGTGGCCGATGTCCAGGTCAACCTGGTGGACAGGCACGAGCGGGACGACCAGAGCCACGCCATCGCGCTGCGACTCCGTCCACGGGTCGACTCGGTGGCCCGGGCCTACGGCGCCTCGGTCAAGCTGGCCGAGATCCCGCCGGGCCCGCCCGTGCTGGCCACCCTGACCGCCGAGGTCTACGGCCCCGACTACGAGCAGCAGATCGAGAGCGCGCGTCGCGTGAAGGAGGTCTTCGAGCGCACCGAAGGCGTGGTGGACGTGGATTGGACGGTCGAGGCCGAGCACCGCCAGGTGCGTGCGGCCATCGCCCAGGCGGAGGCGCTGCGCGCGGGGGTCACTCCGGAGGACCTGGCGCGCACCGTGGCCGCGGCCAGCGGCGGAGCCGTGGGCGGCTTGCTGCACGACGAGCACGCGGCGGAGCCGGTGCCGGTGCGCGTACGCCTGGCGCCCGCCGATCGGGCCGTGGTCGGGGATCTGGCATCGCTACCGATCGCCACGCCAACCGGCGTACGCCGGCTGGGAACGCTCGCGTCCTTCGACAGCGTGCCAGCGCCGGTCACGCTGCACCGCAAGAACCTCCGACCGGTGGTCTACGTCACCGCTGACGTGGCGGGTGCGCTGGAGAGTCCGGCGTACGCCATGCTTGCCATGCGCCACGATCTCGCGGACGGGCCCGAAGGGGTGGACGTCTACTACGCCGCCTCGCCCACCCTGACCGAGAAGCCGTTCCTGGTATGGGACGGCGAATGGAAGATCACGGTCGATGTATTCCGGGACCTGGGGATCGCGTTCGCAGCAGTGCTGGTGCTGATCTACGTGCTCGTGGTGGCCTGGTTCCAGTCCTTCACGATTCCGCTGGTCATCATGGCGCCGATCCCGCTCACGCTGATCGGGATCCTCCCCGCGCACGCCCTGAGCGGCGCCTTCTTCACGGCCACGTCCATGATCGGCATGATCGCCCTCGCGGGGATCATCGTGCGCAACTCCATCCTGCTCGTCGACTTCGTCCGCTTGGAGCTGGAGCGGGGTCGTCCCCTGGGCGAGGCCGTGGTGGCCTCTGGCCTGATCCGCTCGCGGCCCATCGTGCTCACGGCGCTGGCCGTGGTCATCGGCGGGCTCGTGATGGTCACCGACCCGATCTTCCAGGGGTTGGGCATCGCGTTGATCAGCGGGGCGCTGGTAGCCACGCTGCTCACGCTCGTCGCCATCCCACTTCTCTACTACGAGATGAACCGATGAAGATGCTACTGATCTTCGTGGACGCCGATCACGCCGAAGACGTCGGCACGCTCCTCGACGGCTCGGGTGTGGCGGGGTGGAGCGAGATCCCGACGGTGTTGGGGCGCGGCTCCACCGGACGCAAGCTGGGGACGCGTGCGTTCCCGGGATCGTCCACACTGTTCTTCGCTGCTGTCGCCGCCGCGGACGCAGAGCGGGTGATCGGCGATCTTCGTCGACTGGCGGCGGACCGGGGCCCCGAGGAGGGCATCCGAGTCTACGCTCTGGACACCCAGGAGGTCTTGTGAGGATGCAGTACTTGATTCGTCGGATCGCCGGTCTGTTCGTGCTGGGCTCATTGGCCCTGGGCTGGTGGGTGCATCCGGCGTGGTTCCTGTTCACCGCCTTCGTGGGGCTGAACCTGTTCCAGTCCAGCGTCACGCACTGGTGCCCGATGGAGAGGATCCTGGCGCGGGCCGGCGTGCACGACTGACGAGAAAGCCACGCCTACCCCCGGAAGGCTGATCTCTCCCCCGTCGGTGCGCTGGAACGGACGCGGTGATCCCGCGCCTGCGGCCCGTCTCAGCGCGAGAACGTGTCGCAGGCGTCCGGATCCCCCTGCTGGAGCCCGACGCGCAGCCATTGTAGCCGCTGTTCCGAGGAGCCGTGCGTGAACGCCTCCGGAACGACACGGCCCTGGGTCTGTTGTTGGATGCGGTCGTCTCCGATGGCGGCCGCAGCGCGCAGTCCTTCCTCGGCGTCGCCGGTCTGCAGCATTCCCCGGCGCGCTGCCGAGTTGCCCCAGACGCCCGCGAGACAATCGGCCTGCAGCTCGAGTCGCACGGAAAGCTCGTTGGCCTGACTGGGCCGCGCCTGTTGCAGGCGGGTCACCTCGGCCGAGATGCCGAGTACCTTCTGGACATGGTGGCCGATCTCGTGCGCCAGCACATAGGCTTGGGCGAAGTCGCCGGGCGCTCCGAAGCGGCGGGCCAATTCGTCGTAGAACACCAGGTCGAGATACACCTTCTCGTCCTGCGGACAGTAGAAGGGGCCCATGGCGGATTGCCCCATGCCACAGGCGGACGGGGTGGCGTCCCGAAACAGGACCAGGCTGGTTTCGCGGTAGGCGGTGCCCTGGGAAGGCAGCAGCTGCTGCCACACCCCCTGCATGTCGTCCAACAGGAACGACACGAAGTCGACCAGCTCCTCCTCGGCGGCGGTCGTCTGCAGGGGGCCTTCCGAGGTTTGCGTGCCTCCGCTGTTTGCGACCACCGGTCCCAGGATCTGCAGCACCTCCGGTCCGAAGAAGAAGCTCAGGATGAGCAGGAGCACGGTGCCGCCGATTCCGACGCCGGCACGGCTCACCCGCTGTGCGCGCCGGTCCTCCAGGTTACGGCTCCGACCTCGCTTCTCCCACTGCACCATCCGCGCTGCCTCCTCAAACGTCCCCGGGCCTGGCTTGCGGCCCCATGCAATAGGCTACCGCTCCGCGGCCAGCCGCGCGACCGGTGCTCCAGGCCCACTGGAAGTTGTGGCCTCCGATGGGGCCAAACGCATCCAGGACCTCGCCGCAGAAGAAGAGGCCCGGAGTGCGGTGGCTCTGGAGCGTATGGGGATCCACCTCGGACAAGGCCACCCCACCCCCAGTCACCTCCGCCTTCTTGTAGCCCTCGTCTCCGGTCCAGGGGAGCGGGTAGTCGCAGAGGAGCTCCAGCAAGGCCATCCGTTCGTTGCGCCGAAGCTGCGCCAGCGCTCTCTCGGCCGGCACGGCTGACTCGGCACAGAGTTGCTGGGCGAGGCGTTCGGGAAGGTGAGCGGCGAGCACCCTGGCTACGGAGCCACTGCCCGTGCGCAGGTCGGCCTCCCAATCGTCCCGGCTCCGCGGACTCCAGCGCACCAGAAGTCGACCCGCCGCCGGAGCTTCCGCGCCGATGCCCAGACGAGCGCGGGTGGCGAGGTGCGACGCGTCCAACACGGCCGGTCCGCTCCAGCCGCGGTGGGTGAACAGGAAGCCGCCGCGCGTCTGGAAGCGGGGGCGTGCGGACGGAGCGCGCACCTCCGCCACGAGGGAGACGCCGGCAAGATGGACGTGCGGCGACGGCTCGGCGGTCAGCGGCGTGAGCGCCGGATAGGTCGGATGCACGACGTGGCCAAGGCGAGCCGCCAGGTCCAGCCCGAACCCGTCACTTCCGGTGGCGGGCACGGACAGGCCGCCCGTGGCCACCACCACCGCGCCAGCTTCCAGTGGGGGGGCTCCGTCGAGATGGAGCGTCCACCCGCCCGGATCCGGTCGCACGTCGGTCACACGTGCGCCGAACCACAGCCGTGCCCCGCTGGCCCGCACCGCGCCCACCAGCGCGTCCCGGACGTCGCGAGCCTTGCCGCTGGTCGGAAACAGCTTCGCCGACTCCGCCTCGAGTGTCAGTGGGAGCCGCAGCTCCGACTCGAAGAAGCTCCGCTGCTCCGCCAGCGGCCAACCTCGCAGCAGGCGATGCAGCAACCGTGGCGGCGAGTCGGTGACGAAGGCGCCGGCACGTTCTTCGGCTGGAAGCACGTTGCAGCGGCCGCCGCCGCTGATGAGGATCTTGCGGCCTCCGTCGACGGTGCGTTCGAGAAGCACAACGGAGGCCCCTGCTCTCGCGGCGTGCCACGCCGCCATGAGGCCGGCCGCGCCTGCACCAACGACCGCGACCGGCCTGGGTGCGGGGGGCGCGGTCACAGGGCAGGGGAAGGGAGTCGCACGGGGATCACGACCGCTCAGCCTTCTGCTCGCAGTGCTTCATTCGGTTGGATGGCCAGGACCCTGCGGGTAGGCACGTAGCAGGAGACGAGACCGACCAGGAACACGGTCCCCAGCGCCAGACCCAACGCTAGCAGGAATGCCCCCAGCGTGGCGTAGCCTGCCCCCGATCCCCCCCGTAGCTGGTAGAACACCCGGGCGGCCAGTGGCATCCCGAGCAGGGCGCCGATCACGATCTGAAGGAGGGAGCGGCGTAGGATGGTCAGGACCAGTGAAGAACGCGACGCGCCCAGGGCGGTGCGGACACCGATCTCGCGGGTCCGCTCGGATACCGAGAAGGACATCATCGCGTAGATCCCCGAGATCACCAGGACCATTAGGATCGCCACCAGCAGCGCCAGCCCGGCCGCGACGGCGAGGACCACATACCAATCGCCCTGGCTCACCTGGTCGAGCGGTTGCGGTACTCCCATGATTGCGTCGGGCGCCACGTCCTCCACGAGCTCTCGCACGCGGGGAATGAGGCTCTCCGGCACGACGCTGGCGTGGATGCCGAGTTGTAGAGGATTGATCGCTCCCGCGGCAGCCGGAAGGTAGATGGCCTCACCGCTCGCCGGGTTCACCATGTTGATGCCTGCGTGTCCCACGACGCCGACGATCTGGTACCACGGCGATTCCTCGTTGCCCGCAGCCGTCAGGAAGCGGAGCCGCTGACCAATGGGGTCGCGACCGGCGAGCAGTCGTTCAACGAACGGCGTGTTCACGATCACAGCGGTGGCATCGCCATCCAGGTCGCCCAGCTCGAAGTCGCGTCCGTCGAGGACGGGCAGCTCCAGGGCCGCGAAGAAACCCACGTCGGCGCGAACGACCCGGACCCACCATCCGGGCGAGCCGTTCGAGCGGGTGACGCCATCGAGCTCGATCGGACGAGACCGCGCGTCCATGCGCGGCAAGGCATCGGCCACGGCTACACTCCGCACGCCTGGCTCGCCTTCGAGACGCTCGACCAGCGTCCGCTGGACCGCTGCGAAACGGTCGACGATCCGCTGTTGCGCCGAATTTCCCCCGCCGAGCAGCTCCGCGTCGGGCATGCGGAGCTCCACCGTGAGGTACTCCTCGGAAGGAATGCTCGCGGCCCGCGCTGCCCTGGCCGCATCTGTCATCTGGCTCGCCAACACGAACGCGAGGGACACGACCGCCACGGATACGCCGACGTCGGCAACCACCAGGGCGCCGGTGAGCCCACCGAAGCGGATCCCCGATCGACCGGCGTTGGCCCTGCGGATGTTGTCACTGACGTTGCGCCCGGTGATGCGAAACGCGGGCACGACTCCCGCCACGGTCGCGCTGAGGATCGCCAGAACCAGGGCAGTGAGCACGCTGCGGCCTGTGACGTCGAGGGACAGCCAGTAGGGAAGGGTATCGACACCCGCCCAACCGGCGAAGTCCACTCGGCCCAGAGCCCAACCGAACGTGAACACCCCGAACCCCGCGGCGAGCAGGGAAAGAACGAGGGTCTCGACGAAGAGTTGGGACACGATACGGGCGCGACCGGCCCCCAGGGCGCCCCGGATGGAGAGCTCGCGGAAGCGGGTCGCCGTCCGTGCGAGGATCAGCATCGCGACGTTGCCACAGGCCACCAGCAGAAGAAGCAGCGCCAGAATCTGAAAGAAGAGGTACTCCGGTAGGCTTCGCAGACCTCCGCGTGGGAGGCCGAGAAACGAGTAGGCGAAGGGAACCACCTCGGATTGCAGGCGGGCCCGTTCTTCGCCGCGATGGTCGCTGGGCCCACGTCCGGCGGCGCTCACCTCCGCTTGGGCCTCCTCGACGGATACACCATCGGCCAGGCGCCCCAAGACCCCAAGACCCTGGAACCGGCCCGTGGAGGCGACCGGTTCCTCTCGGAGAGGCAGCCACAGCTGCTGGCTCCAAGGAAAGAGAAAGCCCTCCGGCATGATGCCGACCACGGTGTGTGGGGTGCCACCGATCCGGACCGTCCGTCCCACGAGCGAGGGATCGGCGCCGAAGCGTGACGTCCACAGTCCATGTCCGATGACCACGACATCGGGTGCCCCGGGCAGCTCGTCGGAGGGAAGAAGCGCCCGCCCCAGCAGGGCCGCCCGGCGCAGGATCTCGAAGGTGGACGCAGTGACCTGCGCTCCGGACACGGGTGGGGCGCGGCCATCGTCCGAATCGACACGGAACGTGGAGCTTCGATACGCCCCCAGGAGCCCGAAGGACTCGAGCTCGCCGGCCCAGAACTCGTAGTCGTCGTAGAGAGGGGCCGGCACGCTGCTGGTTACGGGATCCCACAGGCGAAGCGCCCAAACGCGCCCCTCGGGATCCTCCGGTAGTGGCGCATCGAACACGCCGGACAGGTGCAGCGGGGCCAGTCCAACGGGAATGCCCACTGCCAGCGCGAAGACCGCGACCAACGTCAACCAGGGATGCTTGCGGAGCATCCGAACACCCAGCTTCACGTCGAGCATGGAGAAGCGGATCCCATCGAAGAACCGGAGACCTCGCGCCGCCCGTGCGTCTTCCCTGTGCGTCTCTACGTGGCCGAACTCCAGTCGCGCCTGCCGGGCCGCCTCGTGGTGGGGGAGGCCGTCTCGGACCAGATGCTCGGTGCGAAGCTCGATGTGGTGGCGGAACTCCTCGAGCATCTCGGCTTCGATCTGCGATCGCCGCCGCAGGCCTACCAGAAGGGAGCGTGCCCGCGCCAGCAGTCCCCGGATCATCGATGGTCGGCTTCTGGGATCCACCCTCAGATCTCCTGAGGCGTTGCGGTCAGAGCCAGGGCGATCGCGTCGGAGAGGCGGTTCCAGCTGGCCCTCTCTTCTCCGAAGCGGCGCTGGCCGGCGGCGGTCAGCCGGTAGAACTTGGCGCGGCGGTTGTTCTCCGAGGTCCCCCATTCGCTCGCGATCCAGCCGCGGTGTTCCAGACGGTAGAGGGCCGGATAGAGGGCTCCCTGCTTGATCTCGAGGGCGCCCCCCGAGATCTGCTCGATCCGGAGCAGGACCCCGTAGCCGTGGACGGTCCCCAAAGAGATGGCCTTCAGGATCAGCAGATCCAGGGTACCGGGAAGGGGGTCGGCGCGGTCGGACACAGACTCTCCTAGATAAGTTAGGAGAACATAGGCCGCTCTCCTAATCTGTCAAGGAGAAGAAGGATCGCCCTTCGGGTACCTTCCGTCGTCCGTGAGCCCGCCGGTCGGGTCCACATGTGCCGGATCGTCGCAGGAGGGACGCTGCGGTGTCGTTCAAGGTCGCTACCTGGAACATCAATTCCATCAAGGTCCG
This window encodes:
- a CDS encoding efflux RND transporter permease subunit, with the protein product MKTGPSGGIAQRFLHSKLTPLLIGASMAAGVGGLLTTPREEEPQIRVPMIDVAVGLPGAGPREVERRIVEPLERALWEVPGIEYLYSASQSDGALVTARFEVGTEPETALTRLYGKLLANAASAPPGATPPLVTLHGINEVPILTLTFSSATDATGGYLLRQQAAELAAEIKRIPDVAETWVVGGAPREVSVTLDPAALAARGLSAAVVLHALGTSNVELPAGSLVAANRVVPVRIGHLLRRPDQVAEVVVGTYQGRAVRLGDVAQVEDGPAEPDQYVAHLDGEPDARFESAVTLAIAKREGTNAADIAEHVLERVEDLRGAVLAEDVRVTETRNYGETATEKSRELLQHILIATLGVALLVWFALGWREAVVVLVAVPVTLALTLLVYRLYGYTLNRITLFALVFAIGILVDDAIVVVENIARHLGMGRRHADEAAVIAVDEVGNPTILATLTVIAAILPMAFVSGLMGPYMRPIPVGASVAMVFSLVVAFAITPYLAVRLLKGHAAEHPTGGGSEEEPLPQGRVAQSYRRALEGWIASDRKRWSAYGVMVALLLLSMLLVPLKLVKVKMLPFDNKSEFQLIVDMPEGTTLERTNEVAQALALAVADDPDVRDVQTYAGIGAPFNFNGLVRHYFLRRGPTVADVQVNLVDRHERDDQSHAIALRLRPRVDSVARAYGASVKLAEIPPGPPVLATLTAEVYGPDYEQQIESARRVKEVFERTEGVVDVDWTVEAEHRQVRAAIAQAEALRAGVTPEDLARTVAAASGGAVGGLLHDEHAAEPVPVRVRLAPADRAVVGDLASLPIATPTGVRRLGTLASFDSVPAPVTLHRKNLRPVVYVTADVAGALESPAYAMLAMRHDLADGPEGVDVYYAASPTLTEKPFLVWDGEWKITVDVFRDLGIAFAAVLVLIYVLVVAWFQSFTIPLVIMAPIPLTLIGILPAHALSGAFFTATSMIGMIALAGIIVRNSILLVDFVRLELERGRPLGEAVVASGLIRSRPIVLTALAVVIGGLVMVTDPIFQGLGIALISGALVATLLTLVAIPLLYYEMNR
- a CDS encoding ABC transporter permease — its product is MIRGLLARARSLLVGLRRRSQIEAEMLEEFRHHIELRTEHLVRDGLPHHEAARQARLEFGHVETHREDARAARGLRFFDGIRFSMLDVKLGVRMLRKHPWLTLVAVFALAVGIPVGLAPLHLSGVFDAPLPEDPEGRVWALRLWDPVTSSVPAPLYDDYEFWAGELESFGLLGAYRSSTFRVDSDDGRAPPVSGAQVTASTFEILRRAALLGRALLPSDELPGAPDVVVIGHGLWTSRFGADPSLVGRTVRIGGTPHTVVGIMPEGFLFPWSQQLWLPLREEPVASTGRFQGLGVLGRLADGVSVEEAQAEVSAAGRGPSDHRGEERARLQSEVVPFAYSFLGLPRGGLRSLPEYLFFQILALLLLLVACGNVAMLILARTATRFRELSIRGALGAGRARIVSQLFVETLVLSLLAAGFGVFTFGWALGRVDFAGWAGVDTLPYWLSLDVTGRSVLTALVLAILSATVAGVVPAFRITGRNVSDNIRRANAGRSGIRFGGLTGALVVADVGVSVAVVSLAFVLASQMTDAARAARAASIPSEEYLTVELRMPDAELLGGGNSAQQRIVDRFAAVQRTLVERLEGEPGVRSVAVADALPRMDARSRPIELDGVTRSNGSPGWWVRVVRADVGFFAALELPVLDGRDFELGDLDGDATAVIVNTPFVERLLAGRDPIGQRLRFLTAAGNEESPWYQIVGVVGHAGINMVNPASGEAIYLPAAAGAINPLQLGIHASVVPESLIPRVRELVEDVAPDAIMGVPQPLDQVSQGDWYVVLAVAAGLALLVAILMVLVISGIYAMMSFSVSERTREIGVRTALGASRSSLVLTILRRSLLQIVIGALLGMPLAARVFYQLRGGSGAGYATLGAFLLALGLALGTVFLVGLVSCYVPTRRVLAIQPNEALRAEG
- a CDS encoding DUF2892 domain-containing protein — protein: MQYLIRRIAGLFVLGSLALGWWVHPAWFLFTAFVGLNLFQSSVTHWCPMERILARAGVHD
- a CDS encoding PadR family transcriptional regulator; this encodes MSDRADPLPGTLDLLILKAISLGTVHGYGVLLRIEQISGGALEIKQGALYPALYRLEHRGWIASEWGTSENNRRAKFYRLTAAGQRRFGEERASWNRLSDAIALALTATPQEI
- a CDS encoding neutral zinc metallopeptidase, with product MVQWEKRGRSRNLEDRRAQRVSRAGVGIGGTVLLLILSFFFGPEVLQILGPVVANSGGTQTSEGPLQTTAAEEELVDFVSFLLDDMQGVWQQLLPSQGTAYRETSLVLFRDATPSACGMGQSAMGPFYCPQDEKVYLDLVFYDELARRFGAPGDFAQAYVLAHEIGHHVQKVLGISAEVTRLQQARPSQANELSVRLELQADCLAGVWGNSAARRGMLQTGDAEEGLRAAAAIGDDRIQQQTQGRVVPEAFTHGSSEQRLQWLRVGLQQGDPDACDTFSR
- a CDS encoding aminoacetone oxidase family FAD-binding enzyme, which produces MTAPPAPRPVAVVGAGAAGLMAAWHAARAGASVVLLERTVDGGRKILISGGGRCNVLPAEERAGAFVTDSPPRLLHRLLRGWPLAEQRSFFESELRLPLTLEAESAKLFPTSGKARDVRDALVGAVRASGARLWFGARVTDVRPDPGGWTLHLDGAPPLEAGAVVVATGGLSVPATGSDGFGLDLAARLGHVVHPTYPALTPLTAEPSPHVHLAGVSLVAEVRAPSARPRFQTRGGFLFTHRGWSGPAVLDASHLATRARLGIGAEAPAAGRLLVRWSPRSRDDWEADLRTGSGSVARVLAAHLPERLAQQLCAESAVPAERALAQLRRNERMALLELLCDYPLPWTGDEGYKKAEVTGGGVALSEVDPHTLQSHRTPGLFFCGEVLDAFGPIGGHNFQWAWSTGRAAGRGAVAYCMGPQARPGDV